The Caballeronia sp. SL2Y3 genome includes a window with the following:
- a CDS encoding MFS transporter, with product MKYAPTTPDSPDSSPRHAWHALAASVLGYAMDGFDLLILGFMLPAIAADLHLTPAQSGALVTWTLAGAVAGGVVFGVLSDYFGRVRMLTWTILVFAVFTGLCALARGYGDLLFYRTLAGVGLGGEFGIGMALVAEAWPARQRARVSSYVGLGWQLGVLAAALLTPLLLPMIGWRGMFAVGLMPAVVSFLVRRRVAEPALFTARRTESAARKLPLKRLFDNARTARASVGVIVLCSVQNFGYYGLMIWLPSYLSKTFGYSLTKSGVWTAATVLGMALGIWLFGIAADRFGRKPAFLVYQIGAVAMVFVYSNLTSPAALLLGGAAMGVFVNGMIGGYGALISEIYPTEARATAQNVLFNTGRAVGGLGPVVVGALAARYTFAVALAFLASIYLLDVAATLFLIPEKRGAELD from the coding sequence ATGAAATACGCACCGACGACACCCGATTCCCCCGATTCGTCGCCTCGCCACGCGTGGCATGCGCTCGCCGCATCCGTGCTCGGCTACGCGATGGACGGCTTCGACTTGCTGATTCTCGGCTTCATGCTTCCGGCCATCGCTGCCGACTTGCATCTGACGCCCGCGCAATCCGGCGCGCTCGTCACGTGGACGCTCGCGGGCGCGGTGGCGGGCGGCGTCGTGTTCGGCGTGCTGTCGGACTACTTCGGGCGCGTGCGCATGCTCACGTGGACCATTCTGGTGTTCGCCGTCTTCACGGGCCTCTGCGCGCTCGCACGCGGATACGGCGACTTGCTGTTCTATCGCACGCTGGCGGGCGTCGGGCTGGGCGGCGAGTTCGGCATCGGCATGGCGCTCGTCGCGGAAGCGTGGCCCGCGCGGCAGCGGGCGCGCGTGTCGTCGTATGTGGGGCTCGGCTGGCAACTCGGCGTGCTTGCCGCTGCGCTCCTCACGCCGCTGCTTCTGCCGATGATCGGCTGGCGCGGCATGTTCGCCGTCGGCCTGATGCCGGCCGTCGTCTCGTTTCTGGTGCGGCGGCGCGTGGCCGAACCCGCGCTTTTCACCGCGCGCCGCACGGAAAGCGCCGCGCGCAAGCTGCCGCTCAAGCGCCTGTTCGACAATGCGCGCACCGCACGCGCGAGCGTCGGCGTGATCGTGCTGTGCTCGGTGCAGAACTTCGGTTATTACGGGCTGATGATCTGGCTGCCGAGCTATCTGTCGAAGACGTTCGGCTATTCGCTCACGAAATCGGGCGTCTGGACGGCCGCGACCGTGCTCGGCATGGCGCTCGGCATCTGGCTGTTCGGCATCGCGGCCGACCGCTTCGGACGCAAGCCCGCGTTTCTCGTCTATCAGATCGGCGCGGTCGCCATGGTCTTCGTCTATTCGAATCTGACGAGCCCGGCTGCGCTTCTGCTCGGCGGCGCGGCGATGGGCGTGTTTGTCAACGGCATGATCGGCGGCTACGGCGCGCTGATCTCCGAGATCTATCCGACCGAAGCGCGCGCCACCGCGCAGAACGTGCTATTCAACACCGGGCGGGCGGTCGGCGGACTCGGGCCGGTCGTCGTGGGCGCGCTCGCGGCGCGCTATACGTTCGCGGTGGCGCTGGCGTTTCTCGCCAGCATCTATCTGCTGGATGTCGCCGCGACGCTCTTTCTGATTCCCGAAAAGCGCGGCGCGGAACTCGACTGA
- a CDS encoding orotate phosphoribosyltransferase: protein MTGFDRQTISDTTAKMLLEVQAVHFNAEKPFIFTSGWASPVYIDCRKLISYPRVRRGLMEMAEATILRDVGYEQIDAVAGGETAGIPFAAWIADRLMVPMQYVRKKPKGFGRNAQIEGLLTEGQRVLLVEDLTTDSRSKINFINALRTAGATVNHCFVLFHYNIFKESVSVLKDIDVDLHALATWWDVLRVAKEQGYFETKTLDEVEKFLHAPAEWSAAHGGATATPQ from the coding sequence ATGACAGGCTTCGATCGCCAGACGATCTCCGACACCACCGCCAAGATGCTGCTCGAAGTGCAGGCGGTGCACTTCAACGCGGAAAAACCGTTCATCTTCACGTCCGGCTGGGCGAGCCCGGTGTACATCGACTGCCGCAAGCTGATTTCGTATCCGCGCGTGCGCCGCGGCCTGATGGAAATGGCCGAAGCGACCATTCTGCGCGATGTCGGCTACGAGCAGATCGACGCCGTCGCGGGCGGCGAGACCGCCGGCATCCCGTTCGCCGCGTGGATCGCCGATCGTCTGATGGTGCCGATGCAGTACGTGCGCAAGAAGCCGAAGGGTTTCGGCCGCAACGCGCAGATCGAAGGTCTGCTGACCGAAGGCCAGCGCGTGCTGCTGGTCGAAGACCTGACCACGGACAGCCGCAGCAAGATCAACTTCATCAACGCGTTGCGCACGGCTGGCGCGACGGTCAACCACTGCTTCGTGCTCTTCCACTACAACATCTTCAAGGAGAGCGTGTCCGTGCTGAAGGACATCGACGTGGATCTCCACGCGCTCGCCACGTGGTGGGACGTGTTGCGCGTCGCGAAGGAACAGGGCTATTTCGAAACCAAGACGCTCGATGAAGTCGAGAAATTCCTGCACGCGCCGGCCGAATGGTCGGCCGCGCACGGCGGCGCCACTGCCACGCCGCAATAA
- a CDS encoding response regulator, with the protein MSQRIQVIIADDHPVILFGAAQALSKFPEVDVVGQARQSTELVQLLQKTPCDVLVTDLAMPGGSYGDGMPLLGYIGRQFPKVRLVVLTMLENPALLKRLREVGVVSIINKADDMNHIGWAIQHVMRGQEYLGPSVKAALDSMGIGASGQQRGVILSKRELEVVRLFVSGMTNTEIAGQLRRSIKTISTQKNTAMRKLGIERDSELFQYAQSNGLMNLSAYTGDGTLEDTPLSDSKSL; encoded by the coding sequence ATGAGCCAGCGAATTCAGGTCATCATTGCGGACGACCATCCTGTGATTTTGTTCGGCGCCGCGCAGGCGCTCAGCAAGTTTCCGGAAGTCGATGTCGTTGGCCAGGCGCGTCAATCCACCGAGCTCGTCCAGCTACTGCAAAAAACGCCGTGCGACGTGCTGGTGACGGATCTCGCCATGCCTGGCGGTTCATACGGCGACGGCATGCCGCTCCTCGGCTACATCGGCCGCCAGTTCCCGAAGGTGCGGCTCGTCGTGCTGACCATGCTCGAAAATCCGGCTTTGCTCAAACGTTTGCGCGAAGTCGGCGTCGTGTCGATCATCAACAAGGCCGACGACATGAATCACATCGGCTGGGCGATTCAGCACGTGATGCGCGGGCAGGAGTATCTCGGGCCGTCGGTGAAGGCGGCGCTCGACAGCATGGGCATCGGCGCGTCCGGGCAGCAGCGCGGCGTCATCCTGTCGAAGCGCGAACTCGAAGTGGTGCGCCTTTTCGTGTCCGGCATGACCAATACGGAGATCGCGGGGCAACTGCGGCGCAGTATCAAGACCATCAGCACGCAGAAGAACACGGCAATGCGCAAACTCGGAATCGAACGAGACTCCGAATTATTCCAGTACGCGCAAAGCAACGGATTAATGAACCTCTCTGCCTATACGGGCGACGGTACGCTGGAAGATACGCCGCTGTCGGATTCGAAATCGTTATAG
- a CDS encoding YbhB/YbcL family Raf kinase inhibitor-like protein, whose amino-acid sequence MRLASRNVRSGHAVAAFTLGVASAAALLCHAGGAAAQDAFSVTSPELTPGKTIGHELLFSDSDCKGGNRSPQLSWRGAPAQTRSFAVTIFDPDAPGRGWWHWAVAGIPPTVTHLPANASAASALRKIGAVEARNDWGADGYGGPCPPPGKPHRYIVTVYALNSADLRLRQGTPALMFDHEIRATAIASARLTFPVGR is encoded by the coding sequence ATGCGCCTCGCAAGTCGGAACGTGCGTTCCGGTCACGCTGTCGCTGCATTCACGCTCGGCGTCGCGAGTGCGGCGGCGCTTCTGTGTCATGCGGGCGGCGCGGCCGCGCAAGACGCCTTCTCCGTGACGAGCCCGGAACTGACGCCGGGCAAGACGATTGGGCACGAACTGCTCTTCAGCGATTCGGATTGCAAGGGCGGCAACCGCTCGCCGCAACTCTCGTGGCGCGGCGCGCCCGCGCAGACGCGCAGTTTCGCCGTGACGATTTTCGATCCCGACGCGCCGGGACGCGGCTGGTGGCACTGGGCCGTCGCCGGCATTCCGCCGACCGTGACGCACTTGCCGGCGAATGCGAGCGCCGCGAGCGCGCTGCGCAAGATCGGCGCGGTCGAGGCGCGCAACGACTGGGGCGCGGACGGCTACGGCGGCCCCTGCCCGCCGCCCGGCAAGCCGCATCGCTACATCGTCACCGTGTACGCGCTGAACAGCGCCGACTTGCGCCTGCGTCAGGGCACGCCCGCGCTCATGTTCGATCACGAAATCCGCGCGACGGCCATCGCGAGCGCGCGCTTGACCTTTCCCGTCGGACGATAG